From a region of the Paeniglutamicibacter cryotolerans genome:
- a CDS encoding YeiH family protein: MSTGTGWLSDARWPGWLMAAGLLGVAWSLHALVPAIPMLTACVVLGALAGNLPLGAHTGRFRVAMGPGMAFSGKKFMRLGIVLLGLQLSLADVAGLGIIGVLLIIGVVAGAFGGTLLLAKALKMPGDQPVLLATGFSICGASAIGAMSEARGSQKDAPIPVALVTLCGTLAIAVLPAANLVLGLDPLDFGRWVGASVHDVGQVVATAQGAGAVALAAAVVVKLVRVLMLAPVTLLGTLSAPKGAHSGKRPPLVPLFVIGFILAIALRTTGILPEAVLEAGHVAQELLLGAALVGLGFAIDLQLLFRSAGRATTAALAAWGVVAGLGLGAVALFPN; encoded by the coding sequence GTGAGCACCGGAACCGGCTGGTTGAGCGATGCCCGGTGGCCCGGATGGCTGATGGCCGCCGGGCTGCTGGGGGTTGCCTGGTCGCTGCATGCGCTGGTGCCGGCGATCCCGATGCTGACCGCTTGCGTGGTGCTCGGCGCTTTGGCCGGGAACCTGCCGCTCGGTGCCCATACCGGGCGCTTCCGGGTGGCCATGGGGCCGGGCATGGCGTTTTCGGGCAAGAAGTTCATGCGCCTGGGCATCGTGCTGCTGGGCCTGCAGCTCTCGCTGGCCGACGTCGCCGGGCTCGGGATCATCGGCGTGCTGCTGATCATCGGCGTTGTCGCCGGAGCCTTCGGCGGCACCTTGCTGCTGGCCAAGGCCCTGAAGATGCCCGGGGACCAGCCGGTGCTGCTCGCGACCGGATTCTCCATCTGCGGAGCCAGCGCCATCGGCGCCATGTCCGAGGCCCGCGGCAGCCAGAAGGACGCGCCGATCCCGGTCGCCCTGGTCACGCTCTGCGGGACGCTGGCCATTGCCGTGCTGCCCGCTGCAAACCTGGTCCTGGGACTGGATCCATTGGACTTTGGCCGCTGGGTCGGCGCCTCGGTGCATGACGTGGGACAGGTCGTGGCGACTGCGCAGGGCGCCGGAGCCGTGGCCCTGGCCGCAGCCGTCGTGGTGAAGCTGGTACGCGTGCTGATGCTCGCCCCGGTGACGCTGCTCGGTACGCTGAGCGCACCCAAGGGCGCCCACTCCGGCAAGCGCCCTCCGCTGGTCCCGCTCTTCGTGATCGGATTCATCCTCGCCATTGCCCTGCGCACCACGGGAATCCTGCCCGAAGCCGTACTCGAAGCCGGGCACGTTGCCCAGGAGCTGCTGCTCGGTGCCGCACTTGTCGGGCTCGGCTTTGCCATCGACCTTCAGCTGCTCTTCCGCAGCGCAGGGCGGGCCACCACGGCCGCGCTGGCAGCCTGGGGCGTCGTTGCAGGGCTCGGCCTCGGCGCGGTCGCACTGTTCCCGAACTGA
- the pepN gene encoding aminopeptidase N, with amino-acid sequence MPQITGTPAPANENLTREEAAARAAALHVDAYRVAVDFSTARDHQVTGFASETSIDFRVINGSRSTFLDFIHESIESITLNGRELDPATAVVGSRIMLDGLAETNTVTVRGMAYYSRSGEGLHRYLDPADGQTYLYSQYEPSDARRVFANFEQPDLKAPFSFSVTAPTGWHVASNQSSTSVKEQADGNSMTEFGPTLPISTYITTLLAGPYHVVRSDWSGTMSDGAELDIPLALTCRASLAPALDPDELFKITRRGLDFFHELFDYPYPWGKYDQAFVPEYNLGAMENPGLVTFTEAYVFSSRATVAQREGRANTIMHEMAHMWFGDLVTMSWWDDLWLKESFADYIGTLAVHEATDFETAWVTFANRRKTWAYVQDQLPTTHPIVADIPDLEAARQNFDGITYAKGASVLKQLAAYVGPEAFRDASRSYFRAHAFGNTTLKDFLRELEAASGRDMSHWAATWLQTAGVPVLEVVLELEHDGGKVISARLTQSGIDPVTGLQVLRPHQLRVGIFELLDGSLVRTSSELLTMSGDSIELPFLVGKPAPALILPNDEDLTYAKLKLDPGSLDTVLAHADALTDPLARASIWAALWNMVRDAALPAPVFVKAVADFAGGITEPGVFSSVVDQGVTAANSYCAPSIRDAQRRLLVDALTAVLDASAPGGDQQLAAARAFAKLARSQADSETSDLVAGLIDGTRAPRGLVLDEDLRWALLQAQAVHGRVSPATLDAELAAAPSADATVGHALASAARPDAGIKAAAYAAVISGRDAHGNTLSNAQLSATAEGFTLGSWELLQGYYTGYWNELERIWAERSIGLATRAIAGLFPNAQDIDPEVGADRHPVLLRTVQWLEDHPDAPRALRRILIEEHDRLHRSLRGQAASVAA; translated from the coding sequence ATGCCGCAGATCACAGGAACGCCAGCACCCGCCAATGAGAACCTGACCCGCGAAGAGGCCGCCGCCCGCGCCGCCGCACTGCACGTTGACGCCTATCGGGTGGCAGTGGACTTCTCGACGGCCCGCGACCACCAGGTCACCGGCTTCGCCTCGGAGACCAGCATCGACTTCCGCGTCATCAATGGATCACGTTCCACCTTCCTGGACTTCATCCACGAATCAATCGAGTCGATCACGCTGAACGGCCGTGAACTGGATCCCGCCACTGCTGTTGTCGGCTCGCGCATCATGCTCGATGGACTGGCGGAAACCAACACGGTCACGGTGCGCGGCATGGCCTATTACAGCCGGTCCGGCGAAGGCCTGCACCGCTACCTGGATCCCGCCGATGGGCAGACATACCTCTACAGCCAGTACGAACCGTCCGATGCCCGGCGGGTCTTCGCGAACTTCGAACAGCCCGACCTCAAGGCTCCGTTCAGCTTCAGCGTCACGGCTCCCACCGGTTGGCATGTGGCATCCAACCAGTCTTCCACCTCGGTCAAGGAGCAGGCCGACGGCAACAGCATGACCGAGTTCGGACCCACATTGCCGATCTCCACCTACATCACCACACTGCTGGCCGGCCCATACCATGTGGTGCGCTCGGACTGGTCGGGAACGATGTCCGACGGAGCGGAACTCGACATCCCGCTGGCACTGACCTGCCGTGCTTCCCTCGCCCCGGCCTTGGATCCGGACGAGCTGTTCAAGATCACCCGGCGCGGACTGGACTTCTTCCACGAGCTCTTCGACTACCCCTACCCCTGGGGAAAATACGATCAGGCATTCGTTCCCGAGTACAACCTCGGCGCCATGGAGAACCCGGGCCTCGTCACGTTCACCGAGGCCTACGTCTTCAGCTCCCGTGCCACCGTCGCCCAGCGTGAGGGCCGAGCGAACACGATCATGCATGAAATGGCGCACATGTGGTTCGGCGATCTTGTCACCATGAGCTGGTGGGACGACCTGTGGCTCAAGGAATCATTCGCCGACTACATCGGCACACTGGCAGTCCACGAGGCGACCGACTTCGAAACCGCCTGGGTGACCTTTGCCAACCGCCGTAAAACCTGGGCCTACGTCCAGGACCAGCTACCCACCACGCACCCGATCGTCGCCGACATCCCGGACCTCGAGGCGGCACGGCAGAACTTCGACGGCATCACCTATGCCAAGGGAGCCTCGGTGCTCAAGCAGCTAGCCGCCTACGTGGGCCCCGAGGCCTTCCGGGATGCATCGCGCAGCTACTTCCGCGCCCATGCCTTCGGCAACACGACGCTGAAGGACTTCCTGCGCGAACTCGAAGCCGCCTCGGGCCGGGACATGAGCCACTGGGCCGCGACCTGGCTGCAGACCGCCGGTGTTCCCGTGCTCGAGGTGGTACTGGAGCTGGAACACGACGGAGGAAAGGTCATCTCCGCTCGACTCACCCAGTCTGGAATCGACCCGGTCACTGGCTTACAGGTGCTGCGGCCCCACCAGCTCCGCGTCGGGATCTTCGAGCTGCTCGACGGATCCCTGGTGCGGACCTCATCGGAACTACTCACGATGAGCGGCGACTCGATTGAGTTGCCGTTCCTGGTGGGGAAGCCGGCACCGGCGTTGATCCTGCCCAACGACGAGGACCTGACCTATGCGAAGCTGAAACTGGATCCGGGTTCGCTGGACACCGTGCTGGCACATGCCGATGCGCTCACGGATCCGCTCGCACGGGCAAGCATCTGGGCCGCACTGTGGAACATGGTCCGCGATGCGGCGCTGCCGGCCCCCGTGTTCGTGAAAGCCGTCGCGGATTTCGCCGGTGGAATCACAGAACCCGGCGTCTTTTCCAGCGTGGTGGATCAGGGCGTCACTGCTGCAAATTCCTACTGCGCGCCCTCAATCCGCGATGCGCAACGCAGGCTGCTCGTTGACGCACTCACGGCCGTCCTTGATGCATCCGCCCCGGGCGGCGACCAGCAACTTGCTGCGGCTCGGGCCTTCGCCAAGCTCGCCCGATCCCAGGCCGATAGCGAGACCTCGGACCTCGTGGCCGGACTGATTGACGGCACCCGCGCGCCGCGGGGCCTTGTCCTCGATGAGGACTTGCGCTGGGCACTGCTCCAGGCCCAGGCAGTCCACGGCCGGGTCTCCCCCGCCACGCTTGATGCCGAACTGGCCGCTGCACCAAGCGCCGACGCAACGGTCGGTCACGCGCTCGCCAGCGCGGCACGCCCCGATGCCGGGATAAAAGCAGCCGCATATGCGGCGGTTATCTCCGGCAGAGACGCACACGGCAACACACTGTCCAATGCGCAATTGAGCGCAACGGCCGAAGGATTCACGCTCGGATCCTGGGAATTGCTGCAGGGCTACTACACCGGGTACTGGAATGAACTGGAACGCATTTGGGCCGAACGCAGCATCGGCCTAGCCACCCGAGCCATTGCGGGGCTTTTCCCGAACGCTCAGGATATCGATCCAGAAGTAGGTGCCGATCGGCATCCAGTATTGCTGCGGACGGTCCAGTGGCTGGAAGATCACCCGGATGCCCCGCGGGCCCTGCGCAGGATCCTGATTGAGGAACACGACCGACTGCACAGGTCACTGCGGGGACAGGCTGCATCGGTCGCGGCTTAG
- a CDS encoding SDR family oxidoreductase, whose amino-acid sequence MTEQHPFTAADLDAALRVLGTVHTLDETDDRYIAVRRATGKMFKAAKRHRKTTKRAEIADADRATVERTATGSPDRLDDETMGLDLSSNTDGHTAGEYLRPRGCYICKERYTTVDAFHHYLCPTCAAEGRERRDARADLRGKRALLTGGRAKIGMHIALRLLRDGAHTTITTRFPRDAARRFAALEDSADWLHRLRIVGIDLRDPSQVIALADKVAADGPLDILINNAAQTVRRTSNSYKHLIESEATALPTELSMANGGPEVWGENQPPLAHPRALASAFRLQDSPLVAISSDGYDAGKLAELAMTAGSASLQRIAAGTAIDAGGLVPDVVDENSWTQILQDVDPLELLEVQLCNVTAPFLLASRLRPALAASDARRKYIVNVSAMEGQFSRRYKGAGHPHTNMAKASLNMLTRTSAKELLEKDRILMSAVDTGWITDERPHEAKLRMVEEGWHAPLDLIDGAARVYQPIVDGERGIDLYGCFLKDYEPSPW is encoded by the coding sequence ATGACTGAACAGCATCCCTTCACCGCCGCCGACCTCGACGCAGCCCTGCGCGTCTTGGGGACCGTCCACACCCTCGATGAGACCGACGACCGCTATATTGCGGTCCGCCGGGCCACGGGCAAAATGTTCAAGGCCGCCAAGCGACACCGCAAGACCACCAAGCGAGCCGAGATCGCCGATGCGGACCGGGCGACCGTCGAACGCACAGCGACCGGTTCGCCGGACCGGCTCGATGACGAGACGATGGGCCTCGACCTCTCCTCGAATACCGACGGGCACACCGCCGGCGAGTACCTGCGCCCGCGCGGCTGCTACATCTGCAAGGAGCGCTACACCACTGTCGACGCGTTCCACCACTACCTCTGTCCCACCTGCGCGGCCGAGGGACGCGAACGCCGCGACGCCCGTGCGGACCTGCGCGGAAAGCGCGCCCTGCTCACCGGTGGACGTGCGAAGATCGGCATGCACATCGCCCTGCGCCTGCTGCGCGACGGCGCCCACACCACCATCACCACCCGCTTCCCGCGCGATGCAGCACGCCGCTTCGCCGCCCTGGAGGACTCGGCCGACTGGCTGCACCGCCTGCGCATCGTCGGCATCGACCTGCGCGACCCTTCCCAGGTCATCGCCCTGGCTGACAAGGTCGCCGCGGACGGCCCGCTGGACATCCTGATCAACAACGCAGCGCAGACGGTGCGCCGCACCTCGAACTCGTATAAGCACCTGATCGAATCCGAGGCCACTGCGCTGCCGACCGAACTGTCCATGGCCAACGGCGGGCCCGAGGTGTGGGGCGAGAACCAGCCCCCGCTGGCGCACCCGCGCGCCCTTGCCTCCGCCTTCCGGCTGCAGGATTCACCGCTGGTCGCCATCTCCTCCGATGGCTACGACGCCGGAAAGCTGGCCGAACTGGCGATGACCGCCGGATCCGCCTCGCTTCAGCGGATTGCGGCCGGCACGGCGATCGACGCCGGTGGCCTGGTGCCGGACGTCGTGGATGAGAACTCCTGGACTCAGATCCTGCAGGACGTCGATCCGCTGGAGCTGCTCGAGGTGCAGCTGTGCAACGTCACTGCACCGTTCCTGCTGGCCTCGCGGCTGCGTCCGGCACTTGCGGCATCCGATGCGCGGCGAAAGTACATCGTGAACGTCTCGGCCATGGAGGGCCAGTTCTCCCGCCGCTACAAGGGCGCCGGACACCCGCACACGAACATGGCCAAGGCCTCGCTGAACATGCTCACGCGCACCAGCGCCAAGGAGCTGCTCGAAAAGGACAGGATCTTGATGTCGGCCGTGGACACCGGCTGGATCACCGACGAGCGTCCGCATGAGGCGAAGCTGCGCATGGTCGAGGAGGGCTGGCACGCACCGCTGGACCTGATCGACGGGGCCGCGCGGGTCTACCAGCCGATCGTCGATGGCGAACGCGGCATCGACCTCTACGGCTGTTTCCTCAAGGATTACGAGCCGTCCCCCTGGTGA